From the genome of Desulfobaccales bacterium:
AGCACGAGGTCGGCGGTTCAAATCCGCCCGTCCCGACCATCCCTTAGCGGCCGGCCGGCTTCATGACCTCCTGGGCCCAGCTCAAGGCCGCCGACACCCGGGGAAAGCCGATGGTGCTGGTGAGGAGGATGAGGGCGTGGGTGATCTCTTCGGGGGTGGCCCCGGCCGCCAACGCCCGGCGCACATGGCTGTGCACCGAGCCCTCGGAGCCGATGGCCGCCGCGGCCGCCATCTGGATGAGGTGCGAGGTCTTTTCCTCCAGGGGTCCCGCCTGCCGCACCGTCTCCCCCAGGCGCTCCAGGGCGCTGACAAAGTCCCCGT
Proteins encoded in this window:
- a CDS encoding carboxymuconolactone decarboxylase family protein; protein product: MVNAGYPAWYRNLKEKHGDFVSALERLGETVRQAGPLEEKTSHLIQMAAAAAIGSEGSVHSHVRRALAAGATPEEITHALILLTSTIGFPRVSAALSWAQEVMKPAGR